In Penaeus chinensis breed Huanghai No. 1 chromosome 11, ASM1920278v2, whole genome shotgun sequence, a genomic segment contains:
- the LOC125030840 gene encoding sodium- and chloride-dependent glycine transporter 1-like, with protein MPRKSGELETDATEIRITVNRADDDKSICLNDEDRGVWGNKIEFILSCLSFAVGLGNIWRFPYLCYRNGGGAFLIPYFSMLCITGLPLFFFELSFGQYGQEGPITVWKAVPLFQGIGIGMFMIAFFIALYYNIIIAWAFFYLFSSFTAELPWQSCDHWWNTAACRRFDTKNCTANNGLMSPNGTCYLESDVSKQDWQLLNETSESMKLPADEYFHNFMLDISEGFHDDEGHTLQWRLCLCLILSWVVVFFGLFKGVTSMGKAVYFTALFPYAVLIILFARAVTLPGYMDGITFYITPEWGKLLTARVWADAAMQIFFSLGPCWGGLITLASYNKFNNNCLRDAIFIGVANCATSFFSGFVIFGIVGFMAFELGVPVKEVAAQGAGLAFVAYPEAVARLPISPLWSILFFVMLLTLGLGSQFTIVQTVITCLVDVFGLRRHYKAMCCIVCTVGCVLGLAMCTRHGMFILQLLDNYSGTYSALMIGCFELIAIMWVYGVDTFMDDIKSMLGSYPTGYYYWKFVWTYITPASVFMILLFTFIDYSPSSYSNYQFPLWADILGWCISFSCIAAVPIRAVWLMLGKSGPIKARIQQLCRPAHDWGPAGRKRTDDTTLNAIDSKTPLANDEELYEMERESPYLTRVSEEWEDEEDDGLHMKVPSRTKV; from the exons ATGCCGAGAAAG AGTGGAGAGCTGGAGACTGATGCCACGGAGATCCGGATTACAGTGAATCGCGCAGACGATGACAAGAGCATTTGCCTGAACGACGAGGACCGCGGCGTCTGGGGCAACAAGATCGAATTTATCCTCTCATGCCTCTCCTTCGCCGTCGGCCTCGGCAACATCTGGAGGTTCCCGTACCTCTGCTACCGAAATGGCGGGG GTGCTTTCCTGATCCCCTACTTCTCCATGCTTTGCATCACGGGGCTGCCGCTCTTCTTCTTTGAGCTGAGCTTCGGCCAGTATGGGCAGGAAGGTCCCATCACCGTCTGGAAGGCGGTACCGCTTTTCCAAGGCATTGGGATCGGCATGTTCATGATCGCCTTCTTCATTGCGCTCTACTACAACATCATCATCGCTTGggccttcttctacctcttctcctcctttaccgCCGAGCTGCCATGGCAGTCGTGCGACCACTGGTGGAACACTGCTGCCTGCCGAAG GTTTGACACGAAGAACTGCACCGCGAACAACGGCCTCATGTCCCCAAATGGCACCTGCTACTTGGAGAGCGACGTGTCGAAGCAGGATTGGCAGCTCCTCAACGAGACCTCCGAGAGCATGAAGCTTCCAGCCGACGAATATTTCCA TAACTTCATGCTGGACATCTCTGAGGGTTTCCACGACGACGAAGGCCATACGCTACAGTGgcgcctgtgcctgtgcctgatCCTCTCGTGGGTCGTCGTCTTCTTCGGCCTCTTCAAGGGCGTCACCAGCATGGGCAAG GCCGTGTACTTCACTGCGCTCTTTCCCTACGCTGTGCTCATCATCCTGTTCGCAAGGGCGGTCACGCTACCAGGCTACATGGACGGCATCACCTTCTACATCACGCCGGAGTGGGGCAAACTCCTCACAGCAAGG gTGTGGGCAGATGCAGCTATGCAGATATTCTTCTCCCTCGGGCCTTGTTGGGGCGGCCTCATCACCTTAGCGTCCTATAACAAATTCAACAATAATTGCCTGAG GGACGCCATCTTCATAGGCGTTGCAAACTGCGCCACAAGTTTCTTCTCAGGATTTGTCATATTCGGCATTGTAGGGTTCATGGCCTTCGAGCTAGGTGTTCCCGTGAAAGAGGTGGCTGCCCAAG GAGCGGGTCTGGCGTTCGTGGCCTATCCGGAAGCTGTGGCTCGACTACCTATCTCGCCGCTGTGGTCCATCCTCTTCTTCGTAATGCTCCTGACGCTGGGTCTCGGCTCGCAGTTCACCATCGTGCAGACGGTCATCACGTGTCTTGTGGACGTGTTCGGTCTGCGGAGGCACTACAA AGCTATGTGCTGCATCGTTTGCACCGTCGGCTGTGTTTTGGGCCTCGCCATGTGTACTCGCCATGGGATGTTCATCCTCCAGCTTCTCGACAACTATTCCGGGACTTACTCTGCGCTGATGATCGGTTGTTTTGAG CTTATCGCCATCATGTGGGTGTACGGGGTCGATACTTTCATGGACGACATCAAGAGTATGCTGGGCAGTTATCCAACAGGATATTATTACTGGAAGTTCGTGTGGACGTACATCACACCTGCGAGTGTATTC ATGATCCTTCTCTTCACCTTCATCGACTACTCGCCGTCGTCGTACAGTAATTACCAGTTCCCTCTGTGGGCGGACATCCTTGGCTGGTGCATCTCCTTCTCCTGCATCGCCGCCGTCCCCATCCGCGCCGTCTGGCTCATGCTCGGCAAGAGCGGGCCGATTAAAGCT CGCATCCAGCAGCTGTGTCGCCCGGCGCACGACTGGGGGCCGGCGGGCCGAAAGCGCACGGACGACACCACCCTCAACGCCATCGACTCCAAGACTCCTCTCGCCAACG ACGAGGAGCTGTACGAGATGGAGCGCGAGTCCCCTTACTTAACCCGTGTGTCTGAGGAgtgggaggacgaagaggacgacggCCTGCACATGAAGGTCCCCTCACGCACCAAGGTCTAA